The Spirochaetae bacterium HGW-Spirochaetae-1 genome includes a region encoding these proteins:
- a CDS encoding cytochrome p460 gives MKRSLIIIVILGITAYLYSRGFDAGKLPDLKAPNGLELNRANGYDSWELVAAHMRVDRDEMHVIWGNDTAARSYKKAGTQKPFFENGSILVKLGYTLGQNPDFQSSIEPVQIMRIEYMIKDDKKFKKTGGWGYARFPYNQAGNTFSVYGADADFARECFNCHMRVKERDFVFTRHLSYLSGKAVDKVSLVVKEQK, from the coding sequence ATGAAGCGTTCATTGATTATTATTGTGATCCTCGGCATTACCGCCTATCTTTATTCCCGGGGATTCGATGCCGGGAAATTACCGGACTTAAAAGCCCCGAACGGGCTGGAGCTGAACCGTGCCAACGGATATGACTCCTGGGAGCTGGTTGCAGCTCACATGCGCGTAGACAGGGACGAGATGCATGTAATATGGGGGAACGATACGGCGGCGCGGTCCTACAAAAAGGCCGGCACTCAAAAGCCCTTTTTTGAAAATGGGTCCATTCTGGTGAAACTGGGATATACCCTCGGCCAAAACCCGGATTTCCAATCTTCGATAGAACCGGTGCAGATCATGCGTATAGAGTATATGATCAAGGACGATAAAAAATTCAAAAAAACGGGAGGATGGGGATACGCGCGCTTTCCGTACAATCAAGCCGGGAATACATTTTCGGTTTACGGCGCGGATGCCGATTTTGCCCGGGAGTGTTTCAACTGTCACATGCGCGTAAAAGAGAGGGATTTCGTGTTTACCCGGCACCTGAGTTATCTGAGCGGGAAAGCCGTCGACAAGGTATCGCTTGTAGTTAAAGAACAAAAATGA
- a CDS encoding class I SAM-dependent methyltransferase produces MKEWFYDEMRQIGTDYESEEEVQKYDERMSRFRNIDAEIVEIMEATGLKDEDTLVEFGCGTGTFAIASARICSRVTAVDISPVMLGHVKNKAATAGLSNISFINAGFLNYEHSGDPADVVVSQLALHHLPDFWKMVALKKIGSMLKTGGRFFLRDIVFSINMEKYEKSIDYAVGHMHETAGEDTGKNFINHIKSEYSTFDWIMEEMLYRAGFEILMADYRDNFVTVYSCVKVQSGKEKAAV; encoded by the coding sequence ATGAAAGAATGGTTCTACGACGAGATGCGTCAGATCGGCACCGATTACGAAAGCGAAGAGGAAGTACAGAAATACGATGAACGCATGTCACGCTTTCGCAATATTGATGCTGAAATCGTCGAGATCATGGAAGCCACGGGATTGAAGGACGAAGATACCCTGGTGGAATTCGGCTGCGGCACCGGCACCTTCGCCATTGCCTCTGCCAGGATATGTTCCCGAGTGACAGCCGTGGACATCTCTCCGGTAATGCTGGGCCATGTGAAGAACAAGGCCGCGACTGCGGGCCTCTCCAATATCAGTTTCATCAATGCCGGATTCCTGAATTACGAGCATAGCGGTGATCCCGCCGATGTTGTGGTCTCACAGCTGGCCCTCCATCACCTCCCGGACTTCTGGAAAATGGTGGCCCTGAAAAAGATCGGTTCCATGCTGAAGACCGGCGGCAGGTTTTTTCTCAGGGACATTGTCTTTTCCATCAACATGGAAAAGTACGAAAAGAGCATTGATTACGCCGTGGGCCATATGCACGAGACCGCCGGGGAGGACACGGGAAAGAATTTTATCAACCACATTAAAAGTGAATATTCAACCTTTGACTGGATCATGGAGGAGATGCTCTACCGCGCCGGTTTCGAAATCCTTATGGCAGACTATCGTGATAATTTCGTTACCGTGTATTCCTGCGTGAAGGTCCAATCCGGAAAAGAGAAAGCGGCAGTATAA
- a CDS encoding molybdopterin dinucleotide-binding protein produces MGEWKQTSCVLCAQNCGLEVFVENNTIEKVRGDKKNPRSKGYVCNKGTNIAFHHHHSDRLTTPLKKTEQGFVPISWDQAISEISEKLKNIIGRHGPRSFAYMGGGGQGTHFEAGFGMSFLRGLGSRYNYNALAQELTGYFWVCGRMMGRQNRFAIPHEDGADMMLAIGWNGMQSHQVPRAPLVLREFAQNPDKLLVVIDPRKSETARIANIHLPVRPGADALLFRAMIALILEKGWEDREFLKTKVSGFDQVELWFRNFDIRAALEVCQLEYDAVENLCGQLATRKWCMHPDLGVWMNRHSTVTAYLMMLLSTICGRSGVRGGNVIPGTVVPLGSHSDERDPKTWRTVHTDFPAILGAFPPNVMPEEIMNDNPERLRAVITCASNPLRSFADTTEYEKAFARLDLLVTIELAMTETARMAHYVLPARSGLESWDSTFFQWNYPEIYFHLRRPVVEPEGERQECGEIFTRLAEGAGLVPEIPEYLKKAAQKDRFAFAAAFISYLKANPKAMKSLPFILARTLGAKFGSAHLAAAWGIIFAMPGPSWKNAVRAGYPIRPAFTVLFRPHHIARAIFYCIRYRSIVPLFALSPKIEQSERIFQELLDKPEGIWIGRLDPDRNQDELRTEDGRINMFIPELSDWVIGITPASEAAELAPDPEYPFILNAGRHTNRVANTLMRDPEWVRGKRACTLAMNPEDAASLSLADGDMARISTHAGSADIEVELTDDTRKGQVLIPHGFGLIHGGNTYGVNVNTLTKNIWRDKLAATPLHRYVPCRIERIS; encoded by the coding sequence ATGGGAGAATGGAAACAGACCAGTTGCGTGCTCTGCGCGCAAAACTGCGGCCTTGAGGTTTTCGTCGAGAACAACACGATAGAAAAGGTCCGGGGCGACAAGAAGAATCCCAGGAGCAAAGGCTATGTGTGCAACAAGGGGACAAACATCGCCTTTCATCATCATCACAGCGACCGTCTCACCACTCCCCTGAAAAAAACCGAACAGGGCTTCGTCCCAATTTCATGGGACCAGGCGATCTCTGAAATATCTGAAAAACTGAAAAATATTATCGGCCGGCACGGGCCGCGATCCTTTGCATACATGGGAGGAGGAGGCCAGGGAACCCATTTCGAGGCCGGCTTCGGCATGAGCTTTTTGCGCGGCCTTGGCTCCCGGTATAACTATAACGCCCTCGCCCAGGAGCTCACGGGTTATTTCTGGGTCTGCGGACGCATGATGGGCCGGCAGAACCGTTTCGCCATACCACACGAAGACGGGGCGGATATGATGCTGGCCATCGGCTGGAACGGCATGCAGAGCCACCAGGTTCCCCGTGCTCCCCTGGTGCTCCGTGAATTTGCCCAGAACCCCGACAAACTCCTGGTGGTCATCGACCCGCGCAAATCGGAAACGGCGCGGATAGCCAATATCCACCTTCCGGTGAGGCCCGGCGCCGACGCCCTGCTCTTCCGGGCCATGATCGCCCTTATCCTTGAAAAGGGCTGGGAGGACAGGGAATTTCTGAAAACAAAGGTATCCGGCTTTGACCAGGTCGAGCTCTGGTTCAGGAATTTCGACATCAGGGCAGCCCTGGAAGTCTGCCAGCTCGAATACGACGCGGTGGAGAACCTGTGCGGGCAGCTTGCAACGCGAAAATGGTGCATGCACCCCGACCTGGGCGTGTGGATGAACCGGCACAGCACAGTGACGGCCTACCTCATGATGCTCCTCTCAACTATCTGCGGCAGGTCAGGAGTCCGGGGAGGGAACGTGATCCCGGGAACGGTAGTACCCCTTGGTTCGCACAGTGATGAGCGCGACCCCAAGACCTGGCGCACCGTTCACACGGATTTTCCCGCCATCCTGGGTGCTTTTCCGCCAAACGTTATGCCCGAGGAGATAATGAACGATAATCCCGAGCGGCTCCGCGCGGTGATCACCTGCGCCAGCAATCCCCTTCGCTCCTTTGCCGATACTACGGAATATGAAAAGGCCTTTGCCAGGCTCGACCTCCTGGTTACCATTGAACTGGCCATGACGGAAACGGCGAGAATGGCTCATTACGTGCTTCCCGCCCGAAGCGGCCTGGAGTCCTGGGACTCCACCTTCTTCCAGTGGAACTATCCCGAAATCTATTTTCACCTCCGCAGGCCCGTTGTGGAGCCGGAAGGAGAAAGACAGGAGTGCGGTGAGATATTTACACGCCTGGCCGAGGGCGCGGGCCTGGTACCGGAGATCCCCGAATACCTGAAAAAAGCCGCACAGAAGGACCGCTTCGCCTTTGCCGCAGCCTTCATCTCTTACCTGAAGGCGAACCCAAAAGCCATGAAAAGCCTTCCATTTATCCTGGCGCGGACCCTGGGCGCGAAGTTCGGATCCGCCCACCTTGCCGCGGCATGGGGCATCATCTTCGCCATGCCGGGCCCTTCATGGAAAAATGCCGTGCGCGCCGGGTATCCGATCCGTCCGGCCTTTACCGTACTGTTCCGCCCTCATCATATAGCCAGGGCTATTTTTTACTGCATCAGGTACAGAAGCATCGTGCCCCTTTTCGCCCTGAGCCCGAAAATCGAACAAAGCGAAAGAATATTCCAGGAGCTTCTGGACAAACCCGAGGGGATATGGATCGGCCGGCTCGATCCCGACAGAAACCAAGACGAACTCCGCACGGAAGACGGCAGGATCAATATGTTTATTCCCGAACTCAGTGATTGGGTCATCGGGATCACTCCCGCATCAGAAGCGGCGGAACTGGCCCCGGACCCTGAATATCCCTTCATACTCAACGCGGGGCGTCATACAAACAGGGTGGCCAACACCCTCATGCGCGACCCGGAATGGGTAAGGGGCAAGCGTGCCTGTACCCTGGCAATGAACCCGGAAGACGCCGCCTCTCTCAGCCTTGCCGACGGAGACATGGCCCGTATATCAACGCATGCCGGAAGCGCCGATATAGAAGTTGAATTAACCGATGACACAAGAAAGGGACAGGTTCTTATTCCCCATGGTTTCGGTCTGATCCACGGCGGAAACACCTACGGCGTCAACGTCAACACCCTCACAAAAAACATATGGCGCGACAAACTGGCGGCGACTCCCCTGCATCGGTATGTGCCATGCCGCATCGAGAGAATATCATGA
- a CDS encoding tRNA CCA-pyrophosphorylase, whose amino-acid sequence MNMIADYTYEEYLDRIRSFHGHLAPGMIIGGFMVDLAMKNLPPGELFDVICETENCLPDAVQLLTPCTVGNGWLKIINVGRFALSFYDKYTGKGVRVYIDRERLAARPVIYEWFMKLKTKKEQDSEALFSQIKEAGASILGTSPLLIRRDFLGKKSSGPVGACPSCGEPYPLNQGGICGGMVSLLLLEKQTALYWSDFININTLTHFLSRDTGQ is encoded by the coding sequence ATGAACATGATTGCCGATTATACCTACGAAGAATACCTTGACAGGATACGATCCTTTCACGGCCACCTGGCGCCGGGCATGATAATAGGCGGGTTCATGGTGGACCTTGCCATGAAAAATCTTCCCCCGGGCGAGTTATTTGACGTCATCTGTGAAACGGAAAACTGCCTTCCCGACGCGGTACAGCTTCTTACTCCCTGCACCGTGGGAAACGGGTGGCTCAAAATCATCAATGTGGGAAGATTCGCCCTTTCCTTCTATGACAAGTACACCGGAAAGGGAGTGCGGGTATACATCGACCGGGAACGCCTTGCCGCCCGGCCGGTAATTTACGAGTGGTTCATGAAGCTGAAGACGAAGAAAGAACAGGACAGCGAAGCCCTCTTCAGCCAGATAAAAGAGGCCGGGGCCTCGATCCTCGGCACGTCTCCCCTTCTCATAAGGCGGGACTTCCTGGGAAAAAAATCCTCCGGTCCTGTGGGGGCCTGTCCCTCCTGCGGCGAGCCCTATCCCCTAAACCAGGGCGGAATATGCGGCGGGATGGTGTCGCTTCTGCTCCTGGAAAAACAGACCGCGTTATACTGGTCGGATTTTATAAACATAAATACATTGACACACTTTCTGTCCCGTGATACCGGTCAATAA
- a CDS encoding cupin domain-containing protein, which produces MVTRKLKDAPVMENAHNVDARNLYNEESAMVTIITLRPGQSLKRHITPVDVAFYVLSGTGIVEVGDEREAVSANTLIESPKDIMHCWYNESGEDLRFMVIKAPRPAKKTVFVAG; this is translated from the coding sequence ATGGTAACCAGAAAACTGAAGGACGCACCGGTAATGGAAAACGCCCACAACGTGGATGCCCGGAACCTCTACAACGAAGAAAGCGCCATGGTGACGATAATCACCCTGAGGCCCGGCCAGTCCCTGAAGCGTCACATAACACCCGTTGACGTGGCCTTTTATGTTCTGAGCGGTACAGGGATCGTGGAAGTCGGCGATGAGAGGGAAGCGGTGAGTGCCAACACCCTGATAGAAAGCCCGAAGGACATCATGCACTGCTGGTACAATGAAAGCGGCGAGGACCTCCGCTTCATGGTCATCAAGGCGCCGAGACCGGCGAAGAAAACCGTTTTTGTGGCGGGATAA
- a CDS encoding cytosolic protein: protein MECKKETNLKNCNCSYEPCSRKGICCDCVAYHLRSRQLPACFFPADAERTYDRSFENFARLVSQGKI from the coding sequence ATGGAATGTAAAAAAGAAACAAACCTGAAGAACTGTAATTGTTCCTATGAACCCTGCTCCCGCAAGGGGATATGCTGTGACTGTGTGGCATACCATCTCCGGTCCAGGCAGCTCCCAGCCTGCTTCTTCCCGGCCGACGCCGAGAGAACCTATGACCGTTCTTTTGAAAACTTCGCCCGGCTGGTTAGCCAGGGAAAAATTTAA
- a CDS encoding inorganic phosphate transporter, giving the protein MVAFLLYLSSGIFLGWSLGANDAANVFGSAVGSKMLKFRTAAIIGSIFIILGAGISGAGAAGTLDRLGSVNEIAGAFMVALAAAVTVFWMTRLQLPVSTSQAIVGSIIGWNFFSRSLTDMGSLRGIVITWIASPVLAALFSIVIYLAVKWMLNRSKMHMLKLDIYTRIAFIVAGAFGSYSLGANNIANVMGVFLSVSPFRPLNLLLVRLSPGDQLFILGGIAIAAGVASYSYRVMKTVGSGIVRLSPIAALVVVLSTSLVLFIFASEALESWLIAYNLPSFPLVPVSSSQAVVGAVLGIGIVQGGRGINFRLVGKIASGWVTTPIIACLLSFISLFFIQNVFNMVVYNPVSYRITPEVAVKLHEENVYVPAIDLLVNVEFDDAVSFSERLKESDMGLEQGVIDRIIGFSEVHPMRVNLALLDRELENNWLRSERMKTLKTLEGMEFQYKWQLYDALLAVSPAWRMKPVEPRNRSYNRMITEKLSYLYRTFAVQ; this is encoded by the coding sequence ATAGTGGCTTTCCTTCTTTATTTATCCAGTGGTATTTTCCTTGGCTGGTCCCTTGGCGCCAATGACGCGGCCAATGTATTCGGGTCAGCTGTGGGTTCCAAGATGCTGAAGTTCCGAACGGCCGCTATAATCGGCAGCATATTCATCATCCTGGGGGCGGGAATATCGGGAGCCGGCGCCGCCGGCACACTGGACCGCCTGGGCAGCGTGAATGAGATTGCCGGGGCCTTCATGGTTGCCCTGGCCGCCGCAGTCACGGTGTTCTGGATGACCAGGCTTCAGCTTCCCGTATCGACCTCGCAGGCCATAGTGGGGTCCATCATAGGCTGGAACTTTTTTTCCCGTTCCCTGACGGACATGGGATCGCTGCGCGGCATTGTCATAACCTGGATAGCCTCTCCGGTCCTGGCGGCCCTTTTCTCCATTGTGATATATCTAGCCGTAAAATGGATGCTGAACCGGTCAAAGATGCACATGCTGAAACTGGACATATATACCAGGATTGCTTTTATCGTCGCCGGTGCCTTCGGCTCCTATTCACTGGGGGCCAATAATATCGCCAATGTCATGGGCGTCTTTCTCTCCGTGTCTCCCTTCAGGCCGCTGAATTTATTACTGGTCCGTCTTTCTCCGGGAGATCAGCTCTTCATCCTGGGAGGAATAGCCATTGCTGCCGGCGTGGCCTCGTATTCATACAGGGTGATGAAAACCGTGGGGAGTGGTATCGTAAGACTGAGCCCCATTGCCGCCCTGGTGGTGGTGCTGTCCACGAGCCTGGTGCTCTTCATCTTCGCGTCGGAAGCCCTTGAGTCCTGGCTTATCGCCTATAATCTCCCCAGCTTTCCCCTGGTGCCTGTATCGAGCTCTCAGGCCGTGGTGGGTGCCGTGCTGGGAATTGGCATAGTCCAGGGCGGGAGGGGTATCAACTTCCGACTCGTGGGGAAAATAGCGTCGGGATGGGTTACCACACCGATAATAGCCTGTCTCCTGAGTTTTATCTCGCTTTTTTTTATACAGAATGTGTTCAATATGGTGGTGTATAATCCCGTTAGCTACCGCATAACACCAGAGGTGGCGGTAAAACTGCATGAAGAGAACGTATACGTGCCTGCCATTGATCTTTTAGTCAATGTCGAGTTTGATGACGCCGTATCGTTCAGCGAAAGGCTTAAGGAAAGTGACATGGGCCTGGAACAGGGGGTAATCGATCGGATCATCGGTTTTTCCGAGGTCCATCCCATGCGGGTGAACCTCGCGCTCCTGGACAGGGAACTGGAAAACAACTGGCTCAGGTCGGAACGTATGAAGACCCTTAAGACTCTTGAAGGGATGGAGTTTCAGTACAAGTGGCAGCTCTACGACGCGCTCTTAGCGGTGAGCCCCGCATGGAGAATGAAGCCCGTTGAGCCGAGGAACAGGTCTTACAACAGGATGATCACGGAAAAGCTGTCCTATTTATACAGGACATTCGCCGTTCAATAA
- a CDS encoding DUF47 domain-containing protein has product MHTLFNRTNELIRKIDQFIDLTAQSSLLFKLALKLYLEKRYDEFENRFISLKQIENQADAVRKDIESQLYEQTLIPESRGDVLGLLENMDYIADSAKSTMLEFSIERPWVPENIGKGMLELAEPVNKAVESLVYAVRAYFYDINAVKDHLHLVKFYEREADTQTEKIKRDLFAMDIELACKTQLGGFIRRIDNLADEALQVADRLNIATIKRVV; this is encoded by the coding sequence ATGCATACGCTTTTTAACCGGACCAACGAACTCATTCGAAAAATAGACCAGTTCATAGATCTGACGGCCCAATCGAGCCTGCTCTTTAAACTGGCCCTGAAACTCTACCTGGAGAAACGGTACGATGAGTTCGAAAACCGTTTCATATCCTTGAAGCAGATAGAAAATCAGGCCGATGCCGTGCGCAAGGACATTGAGAGCCAGCTCTATGAACAGACCCTCATTCCGGAATCGCGCGGTGATGTTCTGGGCCTCCTGGAGAACATGGATTATATTGCCGACAGTGCCAAGTCCACCATGCTGGAATTTTCCATCGAAAGACCCTGGGTGCCGGAAAATATCGGGAAAGGAATGTTGGAGCTGGCGGAGCCCGTGAACAAGGCCGTGGAATCCCTGGTCTACGCGGTGCGCGCCTATTTTTATGACATCAATGCCGTGAAGGACCATCTGCACCTGGTGAAGTTTTATGAGCGTGAGGCCGATACGCAGACGGAAAAAATCAAGCGCGATCTTTTTGCCATGGATATTGAACTGGCCTGCAAGACTCAGCTCGGCGGTTTCATAAGGCGCATCGACAACCTGGCCGATGAGGCGCTGCAGGTGGCGGACCGGCTTAACATAGCGACGATTAAAAGGGTAGTATAG
- a CDS encoding dephospho-CoA kinase, whose amino-acid sequence MRIGVTGIFASGKGTVCSMFQELGARVIDTDIIARNIVEPGTDGLAAIVSEFGDSWLHENGTLKRREFAMEIFKYEEKVRRLNSITHPLILKTVLEESESNHIYMINTPLLFETGFNEKMDKNIVVFADPIQVIDRGMKRDAITESEIRDRLSHQIPLKEKMKMADYIIDNSGSMENTKRQVVEIWNILNQITRE is encoded by the coding sequence ATGCGAATCGGTGTAACAGGAATTTTCGCATCGGGTAAGGGAACGGTCTGCAGTATGTTCCAGGAACTGGGTGCCCGGGTCATTGATACTGATATCATCGCCCGAAATATTGTAGAGCCGGGAACCGACGGGCTTGCGGCCATCGTCAGTGAATTCGGCGACTCCTGGCTTCATGAGAACGGTACGCTGAAAAGAAGGGAGTTTGCCATGGAGATATTTAAGTATGAGGAGAAGGTGCGGCGCCTCAATAGCATCACCCATCCCCTTATTCTCAAAACCGTACTTGAGGAATCCGAATCGAACCATATTTATATGATAAATACGCCGCTTCTCTTTGAGACCGGTTTTAATGAAAAAATGGACAAGAATATCGTTGTTTTTGCCGACCCGATTCAGGTCATAGACAGGGGTATGAAACGGGATGCAATCACCGAAAGCGAGATACGGGACCGCCTGAGTCATCAAATTCCGCTAAAAGAAAAAATGAAAATGGCCGATTATATAATAGATAATTCGGGCTCTATGGAAAATACCAAAAGGCAGGTTGTGGAAATATGGAACATTTTGAATCAAATAACGAGAGAGTAA